The Myxococcus virescens genome includes the window GCCGCTGGGTGAAGGACGTGGCCTGGAAGCCGCGCCACTCCATGCGCGACACCATCCGCTCCGTCCAGGGCGACTAGCTGCTGGAAAGTCCGAGGCTCCCTGACACTGTTGTCAGGCCCGGCGCGACGTCCGGCCCAGGGGCCCCTGACAGACATGTCAGAGGCCTACCTCGGGGGCAGGGCGGCGTCAGGCGGCCAGTCGGTGCAACCCCTTGAATCTCCAGCCATTCGCCAGCGCCGCGCTCCAGGCGCGGTGCTTGGCACTCCCGTTGCTCTAGTGGCTGCCCGTCACGGCGCGGCGACATGGGCCCGGCAACGGTGTCGCCCCGTCAAACTGTAGGGCACTCCATGGGGGAGTTCCCGACGCCCTCCGTCTCGGCCGGCCCCGGGACGGTGGGCGGTTTCTTGTAGGGCGCTCCATAGGGGAGCTCCCGACGCCCACCGCCTCGGCCGGCCCCGAGACGGTGGGCGGTTTCTTTTCAGGGGGATGGGGGCTGCTCGGGGCTGGTGCTCGGGCTCGGCAGCTCACCCTCGAAGGGGCCGTCGTCCTGGCTCTCCAGGAGCCACGCCCCGTCCCGGAAGACGAACTCCGAGGTGACGACGGCGGTGCGCTCGGAGGCCGAGGGCAGGCGCATCCACTGGATCCGGCTCTGCACCGTGGCCCGGTGCCCGTCGTCGGACAGCTTCACGTCCTCGATTTCGTAGTCGGTGATGGACAGGTCCTTGTCGTCGTTGAGCGCCAGACGCGCCTTCTGGAAGTCCTTGCGCCGCTCGGGGACGAGGATGTGGGAAGCGCTCCGGAAGTCCTTCCACCGGAGGGCCTGGTGGAAGCGCTCCACGGTGGGCTTGAGTGCTTCCAGATTGGATTTCTTGGACGTGGTTGCGCACGCCCCGAGGACGAGCGCGAGGAGCAGGGCAGGCAGGCGATTCACGGTGGGGAGGGTACCACCCGGCAGCAGCGTCGGACGAGGGAGCGGTGGTATGGTCCGGCTCCCCGCCCGAGCACCGGAGTCGCGAGCGCAATGGCCAAGTCGATGGTGGAGCGTTACGAGCAGCTCCTCCGGCAGGACCCCACCTCTTCCGTTTTCGTCGAACTCGCCAAGGCCCTGCTGGAAAAGGGGGACGCCGCGCGTGCCATCGAGGTCTGCGGGCAAGGCATTTCCCACCACCCAGCATCCGTCGTCGGGCGCGTGCTGTGGGGCAAGGCCCTCATCCAGCAGGGCCGGCCCGCGGAGGCGATGGACCAGTTCGAGCAGGCCATCTCCATCGAGAAGGACAACCCCTACGCCTACAACCTGATTGGCGAGGTGCTGCTCCAGCACCGGTTGTACCGGTCCGCGCTTCCCATTCTTCGCAAGGCCCTGGCGCTGCAGCCGAACGATGGCCGCGTGAAGCAGTGGCTGGAGCAGACGGAGCAGGCGTTCGCGGGTGGCCCGGCTCCTGTGTTCGCGAACCTGATGGGGCTGGAGAAGCCCTCGTCGGATGAGGACGCGTCGTCGGAGGAGGCGTCGAAGGACGAGGCTTCGAGCCCCACGGTGGCGCCCATGGCCGCTGCCCGGCTGCGCGCCGCCGCGTTGGGTGACGCGGCGAAGCTGAAGCCCGCGAGCGCCGGTGCGGCGCCGGCGGGAGACGCCCCGGTGGCGGCTCGCGCGGATGTGGCATCCGAAGCCTCCGCGAAGGACGCGGGGCAGGGGCGCACGAACGCGGACGCGGAAGGGAGTGCTCAGGCGGGCTCGGACGTTGGCGCGGCGGAGCAGGGCGGACCGGCCGTCCTTTCAGGTGACGCGGCGCCGCGAGACGGTGCTGACGGGGGGAGTGACGCGAGCGCCTCGCTGGGCCTGTTGAACCGGCCAGTGCCGGTGTCGTCCGTCCTGGGCGCGGAGCTTCCGAGCCTGGACCTGGGGCTGGGGGACGAGGATGCCCCTCCGCGTGGCGCGGCGGATGAGGCGGCTTCCGAGGCCCAAGCGCCCTCGGAGGACTCCGCGAACGAGCAGCGCGCTGACGCCGAGCAGGACTCCGGCGCTGTCGCGGACCCGCCGACGCAGCAGGTATCCATCGCGGAGGAGCCTGCCGCGGCCCCGGAGCCCGAGGCGAGCGGTGACGTGGATGAACCGCAGGCCGGGGCCGCTCCGGCCGAGGACGCCGGGGCCTCTGGCGCGGGTGGTCTCCTGGGTGACCTTCCTCCTCCCGCGCCGGCGGAGCCGAGGCCCGTCGTGGCGAGCACGCCCGCGACGCCGCGAGGCTCCGGGGGCAAGCGCTCCTTGCTGGAGGACATCCCGGACGCGGTGCCTGCCCCCGCGGCCACCGCCGCGAAGGCCACTGCGCGCAAGCCGGACACCGAAGCGCTCACCGCCGAGTACGAGAAGGAGCTGCGGGCGAAGCTGGCGCGTGAGGCGGCGAAGACGTCGTTCATCGCCCGGCATGGCGTGAAGGCCGCTGGGGCCGTGGTCGGCGTGGTGGTGCTGGCCATCGTCGTCTTCAGCTTCATCAACATCCGCGCGCGCCAGGGCGGACAGACGCTGAGCGAGACGCTGGCCCGGGCCGAGGACCTCATCATCCAGGACACCGGGGCCTCGCTGGATGCCGCGCTGGCGCAGCTCGAGAAGGCGCGGGACATGGACGAAAGCAGCAGCAGGGCCTGGGCGCTGACGGCCTGGGCGCACGCGCTGCGCTACGCGGACCATGGGCAGGCTTCCGAGGACCGGCGCCAGGCGCTGGAGGCGCTGGAGCGGCCGGGTGTGAAGGACGCTGCCCCCGCGCAGGTGCTGGTCACCAACGTGCTGGTGGCGGACGAGCGCGGCCGAGCCCTGGCGCGGAGCGCGCTGTTGGGTTCGCAGCAGGACAGCTCGGAGGTCCATGCGCTCGCCGGCAGCCTGTTGCTGGAGGCGAAGGAGGAGAAGCAGGCGCTCGAACGCTTTGACCGCGCGCTTCGTACCTCTGGCGCCAACGTCCGCGCGCTGGTGGCCCTGGGTGATTACTACAAGGCTTCCGAGGACTTTCCGCAGGCCATCGAGATGTACGAGCGCGCGCGCAAGAAATCCCCCGAGCACCCCTCGGCCCGCATCGGCCAGGCGGAGGCTCGGCTCGCGCTGTACCAGGACCTGGAGGCCGCGCTGACGGACGTGGCGCGGCTCGCGGAGGACCCGAAGCTTCCTTCGTCGCTGAAGGCGCGCCAGCAGCTGGTGCACGGCGAGCTGCTGTCCGCCCAGGGCAAGCATGCCGAGGCCCGCGCGCTGCTCTCCAAGGGGACCCAGGGCCCCCTGGCCTTCGAGTTCCAACTCGCGCTCGGCGCCGCCAGTCGTGCGGCCGGGACGCTGG containing:
- a CDS encoding tetratricopeptide repeat protein, encoding MAKSMVERYEQLLRQDPTSSVFVELAKALLEKGDAARAIEVCGQGISHHPASVVGRVLWGKALIQQGRPAEAMDQFEQAISIEKDNPYAYNLIGEVLLQHRLYRSALPILRKALALQPNDGRVKQWLEQTEQAFAGGPAPVFANLMGLEKPSSDEDASSEEASKDEASSPTVAPMAAARLRAAALGDAAKLKPASAGAAPAGDAPVAARADVASEASAKDAGQGRTNADAEGSAQAGSDVGAAEQGGPAVLSGDAAPRDGADGGSDASASLGLLNRPVPVSSVLGAELPSLDLGLGDEDAPPRGAADEAASEAQAPSEDSANEQRADAEQDSGAVADPPTQQVSIAEEPAAAPEPEASGDVDEPQAGAAPAEDAGASGAGGLLGDLPPPAPAEPRPVVASTPATPRGSGGKRSLLEDIPDAVPAPAATAAKATARKPDTEALTAEYEKELRAKLAREAAKTSFIARHGVKAAGAVVGVVVLAIVVFSFINIRARQGGQTLSETLARAEDLIIQDTGASLDAALAQLEKARDMDESSSRAWALTAWAHALRYADHGQASEDRRQALEALERPGVKDAAPAQVLVTNVLVADERGRALARSALLGSQQDSSEVHALAGSLLLEAKEEKQALERFDRALRTSGANVRALVALGDYYKASEDFPQAIEMYERARKKSPEHPSARIGQAEARLALYQDLEAALTDVARLAEDPKLPSSLKARQQLVHGELLSAQGKHAEARALLSKGTQGPLAFEFQLALGAASRAAGTLDAAQAAYEAALKLRPKSEEAREGLGRALLDRDREREVLTRLEADGGRKVALVRGAAYARLGDWKKARAELARTRVNDRYPPEAVSWLALADAAEGNGAQARELLEKALHAAKRPRNDMRLALGQLYWRERAYDKAQALFEEAQKDPRDYEAACSLGRLMLSRGLPDMALKPLTQAVERNGAHGEARDALGRTLLALGRTQDALKQFEAWQLENPGSAAAHKGFALALFHAGRRKDAEGAVQRSVKLASDDAEAHKLRAAILFGAGDARGGFSALERANKLDPKDAGTFCEIALAFMRQGNSGNAEAAFAAARREGPDATCGRVGELYAQLPGGGRGAARTLEDLAARAPTVWDKAFARATMARALLGAGAVKDARTAADEAVRLAPFDGRAQLALGMVALRQKQEDVARAALEKAVELEPADGLARLALADALVREPGALPRAVESYEAFLKLAGGSNEAARVKKALPSLKKKAAR